One region of Humidesulfovibrio mexicanus genomic DNA includes:
- a CDS encoding S49 family peptidase: MSFVNILPAYWAMKPEALRKAVNDAASHRADLAPREAGALPGERKLYRLENGLAIIPVQGNLLKEFHYPPFWTSYVVVRAQLEAALSDPDVRAVLLDIDSPGGTVAGFQDLADAVFAARSRKPVYAWTDGTACSAAYGVGAGAKLFAASPMAEVGSVGVVWVHTEWTKYDERVGLTVTVLRAGEFKALGNEFEALDTKAREVHQATLEGMYSLFRASVAKARGLSEKNFEDWAEGRVFLAGDAVKVGLLDHACPKDEYLSIIMKEVNMNPTELRAQFPDAVAAIEADAAKTATAAAEDRVAQAKESVVALAGTLFGQEAVDKLSAAVEAGLTAEQAAKLGLSAQPPAQAGSGDGQMKNMLDALQQTDPSGVKPGASKPAGENLLLAAVTKYTKE, translated from the coding sequence ATGTCCTTCGTGAACATCCTCCCTGCCTATTGGGCCATGAAGCCCGAAGCCCTGCGCAAGGCCGTGAACGATGCCGCATCGCACCGCGCCGACCTGGCACCCCGCGAGGCGGGCGCGCTGCCGGGTGAGCGCAAGCTGTACCGCCTGGAAAACGGCCTAGCCATCATCCCCGTGCAGGGTAACTTGCTGAAGGAGTTCCACTACCCTCCTTTTTGGACCTCCTACGTGGTGGTCCGCGCCCAGTTGGAGGCGGCCCTTTCCGACCCTGACGTGCGGGCCGTGCTGCTCGACATCGACAGCCCCGGCGGCACCGTGGCCGGCTTTCAGGATCTGGCCGACGCGGTGTTCGCAGCGCGTTCGCGCAAGCCGGTCTACGCCTGGACCGACGGCACGGCGTGCAGCGCGGCGTACGGCGTCGGCGCGGGGGCCAAGCTGTTTGCGGCCTCGCCCATGGCCGAGGTCGGGTCCGTTGGCGTGGTCTGGGTCCACACCGAGTGGACCAAGTACGACGAGCGCGTGGGCCTCACCGTCACCGTGCTCCGCGCGGGTGAGTTCAAGGCCCTGGGCAACGAGTTCGAAGCCCTGGACACCAAGGCGCGCGAGGTCCACCAAGCCACCCTGGAAGGCATGTACTCCCTGTTCCGCGCCAGCGTGGCCAAGGCGCGCGGGCTCTCGGAGAAGAATTTCGAGGATTGGGCCGAAGGCCGCGTGTTCCTGGCGGGCGACGCGGTGAAGGTTGGCCTGTTGGACCACGCCTGCCCCAAGGACGAATACCTTTCGATCATCATGAAGGAGGTCAACATGAATCCCACCGAGTTGCGGGCCCAGTTCCCCGATGCCGTCGCGGCCATCGAGGCCGACGCCGCCAAGACCGCCACGGCGGCAGCGGAAGACCGGGTTGCCCAAGCCAAGGAATCCGTCGTGGCCCTGGCTGGCACCCTTTTTGGCCAGGAGGCTGTGGACAAGCTGTCCGCCGCGGTCGAGGCCGGGCTCACGGCCGAGCAGGCCGCCAAGCTCGGCCTGTCGGCCCAGCCCCCTGCCCAGGCCGGAAGCGGCGACGGCCAGATGAAGAACATGCTCGACGCCCTCCAGCAGACGGACCCGTCCGGCGTCAAGCCCGGCGCGTCCAAGCCCGCCGGTGAGAATCTCCTCCTGGCGGCCGTGACCAAGTACACCAAGGAGTAG
- a CDS encoding major capsid protein, translating into MFNPFADENCYGLYPLTKAINVMPNRFGRLNQMGLFKPEPLTTDVVSIEMQNYVIRLLPSKPKGSPGSQSEHGKRGVLTFKVPHIPLEDTIRPEHYAGVRAFGTNSQAETFANVMARFLFENRAKFELTWEHLKWGALKGLIIDGDGVTPLYNLFNEFGIQQKTVNFELADPATDVQAKCFEVSRHIEENLKGDVSSGVRVMVSQEFFDALTGHPNVLKFFLNQSEASQVSGQDIRKGFRFGGLVFEEHLGKAPNGGTGDIQRFIAVGEGHAFPEGTSATFLNAMAPGDFLETVNTPGVELYAKQKVKDFDKGVDLWFESNVLPICLRPGVLVKVVK; encoded by the coding sequence ATGTTCAACCCGTTCGCCGATGAAAACTGCTACGGCCTGTATCCGCTGACCAAGGCCATCAACGTCATGCCCAACCGCTTCGGGCGGCTGAACCAGATGGGCCTGTTCAAGCCTGAACCGCTGACCACGGATGTCGTCAGTATCGAAATGCAGAACTACGTCATCCGCCTGCTGCCCTCCAAGCCCAAGGGCTCCCCGGGATCGCAGAGCGAGCACGGCAAGCGCGGCGTGCTGACCTTCAAGGTGCCGCACATCCCGCTGGAAGACACCATCCGTCCCGAGCATTACGCGGGCGTGCGCGCCTTCGGGACCAACAGCCAGGCCGAGACCTTCGCCAATGTCATGGCCCGGTTCCTGTTCGAGAACCGTGCCAAGTTCGAACTCACCTGGGAGCACCTCAAGTGGGGCGCCCTCAAGGGGCTCATCATCGACGGCGACGGCGTGACTCCGCTGTACAACCTGTTCAACGAGTTCGGCATCCAGCAGAAGACCGTGAACTTCGAGCTCGCCGACCCGGCAACCGACGTCCAGGCCAAGTGCTTCGAGGTCTCGCGCCACATCGAGGAGAACCTCAAGGGCGATGTCTCCTCCGGCGTGCGCGTCATGGTCAGCCAGGAGTTCTTCGACGCGCTGACGGGCCACCCCAACGTGCTGAAGTTCTTCCTGAACCAGAGCGAGGCCAGCCAGGTGTCCGGTCAGGACATCCGCAAGGGCTTCCGCTTCGGCGGCCTCGTGTTCGAGGAACACCTCGGCAAGGCCCCCAACGGCGGCACCGGCGACATCCAGCGCTTCATCGCCGTTGGCGAAGGCCACGCCTTCCCGGAAGGCACCTCGGCGACCTTCCTGAACGCCATGGCCCCCGGCGATTTTCTGGAGACCGTCAACACCCCGGGCGTGGAGCTCTACGCCAAGCAGAAGGTGAAGGATTTCGACAAGGGCGTTGACCTCTGGTTCGAGAGCAACGTGCTGCCCATCTGCCTGCGGCCCGGCGTGCTGGTCAAGGTGGTGAAATAA
- a CDS encoding head decoration protein, with product MAFINEPTRLPDILRRELDPGFCREEVIVLQGQSLPLGAVIGRRLYACPEVATPKAGNVGNGTVELVTAGPSVLIGQYRLVCTQAEANGGVFQVFDPGGNRMADAVEGAEYDQPQLGFIINDGSVDFAVGDEFSIIVAEGDGRVRALAPDAADGTQVAYGFLTAACDATGAACRAVAIKRDAFILSAHLVWPADITAPEKTLALKQLAARGILDQKGV from the coding sequence ATGGCGTTCATCAACGAACCCACCCGCCTGCCCGACATCCTGCGGCGCGAGCTCGATCCGGGCTTTTGCCGCGAGGAAGTGATCGTGCTCCAGGGGCAGAGCCTGCCCCTGGGCGCCGTCATCGGTCGCCGCTTGTATGCCTGTCCCGAGGTCGCCACGCCCAAGGCCGGCAACGTCGGCAACGGCACCGTGGAGCTGGTGACGGCCGGGCCGTCCGTGCTCATCGGCCAGTACCGCCTGGTGTGCACCCAGGCTGAAGCCAATGGCGGAGTGTTCCAGGTCTTCGACCCGGGCGGCAACCGCATGGCCGACGCCGTGGAAGGCGCGGAATACGACCAGCCGCAGCTCGGCTTCATCATCAACGACGGCAGCGTCGACTTCGCCGTGGGTGATGAATTCTCCATCATCGTGGCCGAAGGCGACGGCCGTGTCCGCGCCCTGGCCCCGGACGCCGCAGACGGCACGCAGGTGGCTTACGGATTCCTCACCGCCGCCTGCGACGCCACCGGAGCGGCCTGCCGGGCCGTGGCCATCAAGCGCGACGCCTTCATCCTGTCCGCGCACCTGGTCTGGCCTGCCGACATAACCGCCCCGGAAAAAACCCTGGCTCTCAAGCAGCTCGCGGCCCGTGGCATTCTCGACCAGAAGGGGGTCTAA
- a CDS encoding phage portal protein, which yields MAASHGGTLGNWSPYRVSPHQEPLDRETMQARSEDIVANDGHATSVRDTIIINAIGTGLTPQSAIDYEALGITEDQARGIEKAQERAFRLWQREAHVGRAMHFQDCQQLSIGCVVTFGEYAWVGRMLDEATRLRKGRRFSFALQDIHPIRLKTPTDRALDPQVRDGILLDEDGEAEGYWFTNSDSMGVLTEYHFVPARQGHRQLVFHACRHREPEQVRGIPLLAPVIKLFRDKYDFLDYEIIAQIITASFPIAIESENPKDHGVHQGTGGAGADKRWYQGVNPGQILYPNPGEKVSAIQSNRPGNNFDSFFKLILKTLGAVAGIPYNQILKDFSDTNYSSARAALLEAWRVYQDYRAWLVRRFCQPVREHVLEEAWLRGMWSIPAGAPGFYEQMDLYTACRWTPPPRGYVDPYKEIQSQVRGLESGLYSWSDLLAEQGMDWEEAFQQQARERRLRESLDLPLPGAGDSHETDPLAMMPDPPTIPGT from the coding sequence GTGGCCGCCTCCCACGGCGGCACCCTGGGCAACTGGAGCCCCTACCGTGTTTCGCCGCACCAGGAGCCCCTGGACCGCGAGACCATGCAGGCCCGGAGCGAGGACATCGTGGCCAACGACGGCCACGCCACCAGCGTCCGCGATACCATCATCATCAACGCCATCGGCACTGGCCTCACCCCGCAGTCGGCCATCGACTACGAGGCGCTGGGCATCACCGAGGACCAGGCGCGCGGCATCGAAAAGGCCCAGGAACGGGCCTTCCGGCTTTGGCAGCGCGAGGCCCACGTGGGCCGGGCCATGCACTTCCAGGACTGCCAGCAGCTCTCCATCGGCTGCGTCGTCACTTTTGGCGAATACGCATGGGTCGGCCGCATGCTCGATGAAGCCACCCGCTTGCGCAAGGGCCGCAGGTTCAGCTTTGCCCTGCAGGACATCCACCCCATTCGGCTCAAGACCCCAACCGACCGCGCCCTTGACCCCCAGGTGCGCGACGGCATTCTGTTGGATGAAGACGGCGAGGCCGAAGGCTACTGGTTCACGAACTCGGACAGCATGGGCGTGCTTACCGAGTACCATTTCGTGCCTGCGCGCCAGGGCCACCGCCAGCTTGTGTTCCACGCCTGTCGCCACCGCGAGCCCGAGCAGGTGCGCGGCATTCCGCTCCTGGCTCCGGTCATCAAGCTCTTTCGCGATAAGTACGATTTCCTGGACTACGAGATAATTGCGCAGATCATCACCGCCAGCTTCCCCATCGCCATCGAGAGCGAGAACCCCAAGGACCACGGCGTGCATCAGGGGACCGGCGGGGCCGGGGCCGACAAGCGCTGGTATCAGGGCGTGAACCCTGGCCAGATTCTGTACCCGAACCCCGGCGAGAAGGTGAGCGCCATCCAATCCAACCGGCCGGGCAACAACTTCGATTCGTTCTTCAAGCTCATTTTGAAGACCCTCGGAGCCGTGGCCGGCATCCCCTACAACCAAATCCTGAAGGACTTCAGCGACACCAACTATTCCAGCGCCCGCGCCGCGCTGCTCGAAGCTTGGCGCGTGTATCAGGACTACCGGGCCTGGCTGGTGCGCCGCTTCTGCCAGCCGGTGAGGGAGCACGTGCTCGAAGAGGCCTGGCTGCGCGGCATGTGGTCCATCCCCGCAGGCGCGCCCGGTTTCTACGAGCAGATGGACCTGTACACGGCCTGCCGCTGGACCCCACCCCCGCGCGGTTACGTGGATCCCTACAAGGAAATCCAGTCGCAGGTGCGTGGTCTGGAATCCGGCTTGTACTCCTGGTCTGATCTCCTGGCCGAGCAGGGCATGGATTGGGAGGAAGCATTCCAGCAGCAGGCGCGCGAGCGCCGTCTGCGCGAGTCTCTGGACCTGCCCCTGCCCGGCGCGGGCGACAGCCACGAGACCGATCCTCTGGCCATGATGCCCGACCCCCCAACCATCCCGGGAACCTGA
- a CDS encoding head-tail joining protein, translating into MRPFEAMLARHAQTVFLNPRTFAGPLSIDGRPVTAMWDASMQPGGAGEAMYGVNVERRLLLALAAELPTRPVSGQELVVDDVYWTVGPVRDCEGILEIELSRNLS; encoded by the coding sequence ATGCGCCCCTTCGAAGCCATGCTCGCCCGGCACGCGCAAACCGTGTTCCTGAACCCGCGCACCTTCGCCGGGCCGCTCTCCATCGATGGCCGTCCGGTCACGGCCATGTGGGACGCCTCCATGCAGCCCGGCGGCGCTGGCGAGGCCATGTACGGGGTCAACGTGGAGCGCCGCCTGCTGCTGGCCCTGGCTGCGGAGCTGCCCACGCGGCCGGTCTCCGGCCAGGAGCTGGTGGTGGATGACGTGTACTGGACCGTGGGCCCGGTGCGCGATTGCGAAGGCATCCTCGAAATCGAACTCAGCCGGAACCTGTCCTGA
- a CDS encoding helix-turn-helix transcriptional regulator → MTIDAAASHSPGRNRRQVCASLGCSRSMFYVLLDRGEFPNAYFVGGSVRVPQSDVDAYKARNNYVRKKDAEAG, encoded by the coding sequence ATGACCATAGATGCCGCCGCCAGCCACAGCCCCGGGCGAAACCGCCGTCAGGTCTGCGCCAGCCTCGGGTGCTCGCGCTCCATGTTCTATGTGCTGCTCGACCGGGGCGAGTTCCCCAACGCCTACTTTGTGGGCGGGTCCGTCCGCGTCCCACAATCCGACGTGGACGCGTACAAAGCCCGCAATAACTATGTGCGAAAAAAGGACGCCGAGGCAGGGTGA
- a CDS encoding terminase gpA endonuclease subunit produces MIIPQAATSYMPVRWFPGELEVLCLRQWESTFEWARTHFRLVVGAQAGRLWDPDAAPYARGIMDAWDRPEVRKIFVIGPSQGTTKTTIAYACGFSRLCRKPGPLGIAMPDQEAVERIFRERIIPHFRNTRPLRELLSVERYAEQKASLLLRNGSIVHGLWTGSESRMSSVSLETLLIDEEDAYQDKGAVAVLEERVRAYEHTGKILRFSKPRGSEDQSTIWRDMKAEAQVLYSWRAVCPACGAAEVMDLDNIRVPEGVRDPKEIMDKRLARYVCPHCQYQWSDYVKNRAVAAGHWHPNRESAAPSVVAFHLPSWTAQGMSLSKVMADYFKAQREGHRRMLWFDNSHKAVPYCEVTASTDEEALQNQVDHGRPAQTVPDQAVALTFMADTQKDHFWWSVYAHGLEPRMEWLVDYGRAQTFGDLATLIFQTTYPRENGRERLGIWRAGIDSGGSRESPLEPSRTMQVYRWLMTQPPGVIFATKGMSYQRPGVHVYWSLLQKYPDGAAMKGGLRLYHIDTDAFKSEALWRMSGEEGADPLRFHGSVTPDYFRQLQSERKQWEGGKEVWKKVRKDNHWLDCLVGHLAMAHFQWSPSLAVVAQSMLQARVEASGPPPAPGMSTGPSPGGSGPGFGGARPSWRR; encoded by the coding sequence ATGATCATCCCCCAGGCTGCCACATCGTACATGCCGGTCCGCTGGTTCCCGGGCGAACTCGAGGTGCTGTGCCTGCGTCAGTGGGAGAGCACCTTTGAATGGGCGCGCACGCACTTCCGGCTGGTGGTCGGCGCGCAGGCCGGGCGGCTGTGGGACCCGGACGCCGCGCCCTACGCCCGTGGCATCATGGATGCCTGGGACCGGCCCGAGGTGCGCAAGATCTTTGTCATCGGCCCCAGCCAGGGCACCACGAAGACCACCATCGCCTACGCCTGCGGCTTTTCGCGCCTGTGCCGCAAGCCAGGCCCCCTGGGCATCGCCATGCCGGACCAGGAAGCCGTGGAGCGCATCTTCCGCGAGCGCATCATCCCCCACTTCCGCAACACGCGCCCCCTGCGCGAGTTGTTGTCCGTGGAGCGCTACGCCGAGCAGAAGGCCAGCCTGCTCTTGCGCAATGGGTCCATTGTGCACGGGCTGTGGACCGGCTCGGAGTCGCGCATGTCCTCGGTGTCGCTGGAAACCCTGCTCATCGACGAGGAGGACGCCTACCAGGACAAGGGCGCGGTGGCCGTGCTCGAGGAGCGCGTGCGCGCCTACGAGCACACGGGCAAGATCCTGCGCTTCTCCAAGCCGCGCGGCAGCGAGGACCAGTCCACCATCTGGCGCGACATGAAGGCCGAGGCCCAGGTGCTCTATTCCTGGCGCGCGGTGTGCCCGGCCTGCGGCGCGGCCGAGGTCATGGATCTGGACAACATCCGCGTGCCCGAGGGCGTGCGCGACCCCAAGGAGATCATGGACAAGCGGCTGGCGCGTTACGTGTGCCCGCACTGCCAGTACCAGTGGAGCGACTACGTGAAGAACCGCGCCGTGGCCGCCGGGCACTGGCACCCGAACCGGGAATCCGCCGCGCCCTCGGTGGTGGCCTTCCACCTGCCGTCCTGGACCGCGCAGGGCATGAGCCTGTCCAAGGTCATGGCCGACTATTTCAAGGCCCAGCGCGAAGGGCACAGGCGCATGCTCTGGTTCGATAACTCCCACAAGGCCGTGCCCTATTGCGAGGTCACCGCCTCAACCGATGAGGAGGCCTTGCAGAACCAGGTGGACCATGGCCGCCCGGCGCAGACCGTGCCGGATCAGGCCGTGGCCCTGACCTTCATGGCGGACACGCAAAAGGACCACTTCTGGTGGTCGGTGTACGCCCACGGCTTGGAGCCGCGCATGGAGTGGCTGGTGGACTATGGCCGGGCGCAGACCTTTGGCGATCTGGCCACCCTCATCTTCCAGACCACCTACCCGCGCGAGAACGGTCGCGAGCGCCTGGGAATCTGGCGCGCCGGCATTGACTCCGGTGGCTCGCGCGAAAGCCCGCTGGAGCCTTCGCGCACCATGCAGGTCTACCGCTGGCTCATGACCCAGCCGCCAGGGGTGATCTTTGCCACCAAGGGCATGAGCTACCAACGCCCCGGCGTGCACGTGTATTGGTCCTTGCTGCAAAAATACCCAGACGGCGCGGCCATGAAGGGCGGCCTCCGGCTCTACCACATCGACACCGACGCCTTTAAGAGCGAAGCCCTCTGGCGCATGTCCGGGGAGGAGGGAGCCGACCCGCTGCGCTTCCACGGCAGCGTGACCCCGGATTACTTCCGGCAGCTCCAGAGCGAGCGCAAGCAGTGGGAGGGCGGCAAGGAAGTGTGGAAGAAGGTCCGCAAGGACAACCACTGGCTGGATTGCCTGGTGGGCCACCTGGCCATGGCCCACTTCCAGTGGTCGCCCAGCCTCGCCGTGGTGGCGCAGTCCATGCTTCAGGCCCGTGTGGAGGCCTCCGGCCCGCCCCCGGCCCCTGGCATGTCCACGGGCCCGTCTCCGGGCGGTTCAGGACCTGGCTTCGGCGGCGCCCGCCCCTCCTGGAGGCGATGA
- a CDS encoding glycoside hydrolase family protein: MNTHRLAKQLLTDEGLKLKPYRCTAGKLTIGVGRNLEDRGITEDEAMLLLQNDIKRCWGQVVGALPWVLNAPEPVQEALVNMCFNLGLAGLLKFKNTLAHLEAGEYELAEMEMLDSAWAKQVGARANRLGAMVHGCAKQEG; encoded by the coding sequence ATGAACACCCACCGCCTCGCCAAGCAGCTCCTCACCGATGAAGGCCTGAAGCTCAAGCCCTACCGCTGCACTGCGGGCAAGCTCACCATCGGCGTGGGCCGCAATCTTGAGGATCGCGGCATCACCGAGGACGAGGCCATGCTGCTTCTCCAAAACGACATCAAGCGCTGCTGGGGCCAGGTGGTGGGCGCGTTGCCCTGGGTGCTCAACGCGCCCGAGCCCGTGCAGGAAGCGCTGGTGAACATGTGCTTCAACCTGGGCTTGGCGGGGCTGCTCAAGTTCAAGAACACCCTGGCCCACCTTGAAGCTGGCGAATACGAGCTGGCGGAAATGGAGATGCTCGACAGCGCCTGGGCCAAGCAGGTGGGCGCGCGGGCGAACCGGCTGGGGGCCATGGTCCACGGCTGCGCGAAACAGGAGGGCTAG
- a CDS encoding 3TM-type holin, whose translation MSLLSFIPVIGAAAQKLIDLIPDPNARAKAAEEYQREVLAMAAKAEADQRDINRAEAQHASIFVSGWRPAIGWVCAAALGFQYLLRPLLCWAGGVWWPELPPLPGLDANLWELMFGMLGLGSLRTFEKSKGVAR comes from the coding sequence ATGTCCCTGCTCAGCTTTATTCCCGTCATCGGCGCGGCCGCGCAGAAGTTGATCGACCTGATCCCCGACCCCAACGCGCGGGCCAAGGCGGCGGAGGAGTATCAGCGCGAGGTGCTGGCCATGGCCGCCAAGGCCGAGGCCGACCAGCGCGACATCAACAGGGCCGAGGCGCAGCACGCCTCCATCTTCGTCTCCGGCTGGCGTCCGGCCATCGGCTGGGTGTGCGCGGCGGCCCTGGGCTTCCAGTACCTGCTGCGGCCGCTCTTGTGCTGGGCGGGCGGCGTGTGGTGGCCGGAGCTGCCGCCCCTGCCGGGGCTGGACGCCAACCTCTGGGAGCTGATGTTCGGAATGCTGGGCCTGGGCTCCCTGCGCACCTTCGAGAAGTCCAAAGGGGTGGCCAGGTGA